The following is a genomic window from Sulfuricurvum sp. IAE1.
TGACAAACATATTAATCACCGGAGGAGCCGGCTTCATCGGCTCCAATTTCGTGCCCTACTTCCTGCAAGAGCACCCCGATTACCAGCTGGTCAATCTGGATCTGCTGACCTATGCCGGCGATCTCGATAATCTGCGGGAGGTGGCTGACCACCCCCGTTATCATTTCATCCAGGGAGATATCGGCGACCGGGAACTGGCCGAAAAGATATTTACCGGCTATGACATCCGCGGGGTGATCCATTTCGCCGCCGAATCTCATGTGGATAATTCCATCGCCGGCCCGGATGTGTTTATCCAAACCAATATCAA
Proteins encoded in this region:
- a CDS encoding GDP-mannose 4,6-dehydratase, translating into MGPEDSTLTNILITGGAGFIGSNFVPYFLQEHPDYQLVNLDLLTYAGDLDNLREVADHPRYHFIQGDIGDRELAEKIFTGYDIRGVIHFAAESHVDNSIAGPDVFIQTNI